In the Sandaracinus amylolyticus genome, GATCTCGCCGCCCTCGCGAAGCTCGCGCACGCGCGCGGCGCGGTGTTGATCGTCGACGGCACGTTCGCGACGCCGTGGCACCAGCGCCCGCTCGCGCTCGGCGCCGACCTCGTGCTGCACTCGGCGACGAAGGCGATCTGCGGGCACGGCGACGCGATCGGCGGCGTGGTCTCGGGCTCGCGCGAGCGCGTCGGCGAGGTGCGGCGCATCGGGGTGCGCGCGATGGGCGGCGCGATGGCGCCCAACACCGCGGCGATGCTCGCGCGCGGCGTGCGCACGCTCGGATTGCGCATGGATCGCGCGAGCGCGAGCGCGATGGAGCTCGCGCGGCGGCTCGAGGAGGATCGGCGCATCGCGCGCGTGTGGTACCCGGGCCTGCCCTCGCACCCGCAGCACGCGATCGCGCGCGCCCAGATGACGCGCGGCTTCGGCGCGATGATCGCGTTCGAGGTCGCGGGAGGGCTCGAGGCGGGCAAGCGCTGTCACGATGCGGTCGAGGTGATCGCGCGCGCGGTGAGCCTCGGCGACGTGCGCTCGCTGCTCACGCACCCCGCGACCACGACCCAGGCGTCGATGCCGCGCGAGCAGCGCCTCGCAGCGGGCGTCGGCGACGGGCTGATGCGCCTCAGCGTCGGCATCGAGGACGTCGAGGACCTCTGGGAGGACCTCGACCGCGCGCTGCGCTCCTAACGAGGCCCGAAGCGCTTGTCGTCCGGCGGCGTGCGCCCCTCGTTGAGCGCTTCGGCGATGCGCACCAGCGAGGGCGCGTCGATGCCCACGTACCACGCCTGCGTGAGCGCTCCCGTCTCGTCGCCGTAATACGCCGCGAGCGTCGGCCCGTAGGAGCAGCACCCGAGGCATCCCGACTCGGTCAGTCGCACGCCGCCGCCGCGCTTGTAGTACGCGATGCTGCGCGCCTCGAGCGTGCGCCACGCTTCCTCGAAGACGCGCGTGCTGCCGCGGCGCGAGCAGCGCGGACCGGTGCACAGCAGCAGGTGCGCGCGCGTCGGGAAGAAGAGCGGACCGTCCACGT is a window encoding:
- a CDS encoding trans-sulfuration enzyme family protein, producing the protein MTDRTLRPATLAVHAGEEPDPKTGALEPPIVLASAYAFPSADDAAAQFRGEQDGWIYGRWRNPTVESFERKIAALEGAEATVALASGMAAVNGAIAACARAGEHVVAPRSVYAEAARLMREVLPRFGIETTFVDQTDLAAVEAAMNERTRIVYAETPANPNLVCTDLAALAKLAHARGAVLIVDGTFATPWHQRPLALGADLVLHSATKAICGHGDAIGGVVSGSRERVGEVRRIGVRAMGGAMAPNTAAMLARGVRTLGLRMDRASASAMELARRLEEDRRIARVWYPGLPSHPQHAIARAQMTRGFGAMIAFEVAGGLEAGKRCHDAVEVIARAVSLGDVRSLLTHPATTTQASMPREQRLAAGVGDGLMRLSVGIEDVEDLWEDLDRALRS
- a CDS encoding (2Fe-2S) ferredoxin domain-containing protein, producing the protein MDGPLFFPTRAHLLLCTGPRCSRRGSTRVFEEAWRTLEARSIAYYKRGGGVRLTESGCLGCCSYGPTLAAYYGDETGALTQAWYVGIDAPSLVRIAEALNEGRTPPDDKRFGPR